From a region of the Litorilinea aerophila genome:
- the hepT gene encoding type VII toxin-antitoxin system HepT family RNase toxin, producing MENSSVDLTPITQRLSVIATALAALREIQKLSREEFVADYFFHTAAERSLQVAIQAALDVGSILLAAHSRKVPNTYAEIFPALSEIGVLPPEHAQKLVNMAKLRNVLVHMYLEVDLGLPTPPMPDRQPSALPAALGSSWRA from the coding sequence ATGGAGAACTCTTCCGTGGATCTAACTCCTATCACGCAGCGTTTGAGCGTCATCGCCACGGCGTTGGCGGCGCTTCGAGAAATCCAAAAGTTATCACGTGAAGAATTCGTAGCGGACTACTTCTTCCATACAGCGGCGGAACGCAGTCTACAGGTGGCCATCCAGGCTGCCCTCGACGTCGGAAGCATCCTCTTGGCGGCACACTCCCGAAAGGTCCCCAATACATATGCAGAGATCTTCCCCGCCCTGAGCGAGATTGGAGTACTTCCCCCTGAACACGCGCAAAAATTGGTTAACATGGCAAAATTGCGCAACGTTCTGGTCCACATGTATCTCGAAGTCGATTTGGGGCTCCCTACTCCACCAATGCCTGATAGACAGCCGTCCGCACTTCCCGCTGCACTGGGTAGTAGCTGGAGGGCATGA
- a CDS encoding sulfatase family protein: protein MATRPRSRRRPPNIILMGIDSLRRDHMSCYGYHRLTTPHIDRFAQESTLFEQTFSAHIPTTSAYASMLTGMDVFTTQVVALRHKGPLRPEVSTLAEILREEGYNTTCVGFSGNPSSRGFDNYLDYAGWGSWNEGRSPKAQNLNEVAIPELERLARKRKPFFLFLRHMDPHAPYLPPEPFERMFYHGNECDPKNKSMEPVMAFKPFRDFFASWMPPGITDKDYVIAQYDGAIAYMDAAIRSIFTAITSLGLDDNTIVVINGDHGETLYEHECYFDHHGLYDPTLVVPLIIRYPGHLPAGKRVRGYNQHKDLVPTLLELANIQRDDIQFDGRSLLPMVRGEVPSHESEIYLTECTWMRKHGWRTPEWKLIVALEPDFHFKPEVELYNLVEDPEENHNLAESEPGVVAMLKERMEAWIAKREAETGLPNPILNQPGWHGREGIDYFTSSQQAYDTLHIGDPAQAARLQSRSRE, encoded by the coding sequence ATGGCAACACGTCCACGCAGCAGACGCAGACCGCCAAACATTATCCTGATGGGCATCGATTCGTTGCGTCGGGACCACATGAGCTGCTACGGCTACCATCGGCTGACCACGCCCCACATTGACCGCTTCGCCCAGGAGAGCACCCTCTTCGAGCAGACCTTCAGCGCGCACATCCCCACCACCAGCGCCTACGCTTCCATGCTCACGGGCATGGACGTCTTCACCACCCAGGTGGTGGCCCTGCGCCACAAAGGCCCCCTGCGCCCCGAGGTGAGCACCCTGGCCGAGATCCTGCGGGAAGAGGGCTACAACACCACCTGCGTGGGTTTCAGCGGCAACCCCTCGTCCCGGGGCTTTGACAATTACCTAGACTATGCCGGCTGGGGCAGCTGGAATGAAGGCCGCAGCCCCAAGGCCCAGAACCTCAACGAGGTGGCCATCCCCGAGCTGGAGCGGCTGGCCCGCAAGCGCAAGCCTTTCTTCCTCTTCCTGCGCCACATGGATCCCCACGCGCCCTACCTGCCGCCGGAGCCCTTCGAGCGCATGTTCTACCACGGCAACGAATGCGACCCGAAGAACAAGTCCATGGAGCCGGTGATGGCCTTCAAGCCCTTCCGGGACTTCTTCGCCAGCTGGATGCCGCCGGGCATCACCGACAAGGACTACGTCATCGCCCAGTACGACGGCGCCATCGCCTACATGGACGCGGCCATCCGCTCCATCTTCACCGCCATCACCAGCCTGGGCCTGGACGACAACACCATCGTGGTCATCAACGGCGACCACGGCGAAACCCTCTACGAGCATGAATGCTACTTCGACCACCACGGCCTCTACGATCCCACCCTGGTGGTGCCCCTGATCATCCGCTACCCGGGCCACCTGCCCGCAGGCAAGCGGGTGCGAGGCTACAACCAGCACAAGGACCTGGTGCCCACCCTGCTGGAGCTGGCCAACATCCAGCGGGACGACATCCAGTTCGACGGCCGCAGTCTGCTGCCCATGGTGCGGGGCGAGGTGCCTTCCCACGAGAGCGAAATCTACCTGACCGAGTGCACCTGGATGCGCAAGCATGGCTGGCGCACCCCCGAGTGGAAGCTCATCGTGGCCCTGGAGCCGGACTTCCACTTCAAGCCGGAGGTGGAGCTCTACAACCTGGTGGAAGACCCCGAGGAGAACCACAACCTGGCCGAAAGCGAACCCGGGGTGGTGGCCATGCTCAAGGAGCGGATGGAAGCCTGGATCGCGAAGCGAGAAGCCGAGACCGGCCTGCCCAACCCCATCCTCAACCAGCCGGGCTGGCACGGCCGGGAAGGCATCGACTACTTCACCAGCTCCCAGCAGGCCTACGACACCCTGCACATCGGCGACCCGGCCCAGGCCGCGCGGCTCCAGTCCCGTTCACGCGAGTAA
- a CDS encoding sugar phosphate isomerase/epimerase family protein, translated as MVKLGANSVLFGGYDMETAFKYLALAGYDGIEISAIERMSEHLVLERWRELAPQIKELSQRYGLELLAMEQPSRDKAKMEQAMQAAVEIGIPIINCGPGGKTDDEASLQQTIDELGELALMAERYGVTLCVKAHVGASVYNTPTTLKVMEAISSPAFGIDMDPSHIYRAGEDPVEAIAAVISRVKHVHIRDCKGRQQGPGKPEMQVNGRGDIDLVGYIRVLHENGYTGPLNLEIIGAKEYPLEHCCIMAAEARGHMQACLQACGAR; from the coding sequence ATGGTGAAACTTGGCGCAAATTCTGTGCTGTTCGGCGGCTACGACATGGAAACCGCCTTCAAATACCTGGCCCTGGCCGGCTACGATGGCATTGAGATCTCGGCCATCGAGCGCATGAGCGAGCACCTGGTGCTGGAGCGCTGGCGGGAACTGGCGCCCCAAATCAAGGAGCTCTCCCAGCGCTATGGGCTGGAGTTGTTGGCCATGGAGCAGCCTTCCCGGGACAAGGCCAAAATGGAGCAGGCCATGCAGGCCGCGGTGGAGATCGGCATTCCCATCATCAACTGTGGGCCTGGCGGCAAGACGGACGACGAGGCCAGCCTGCAGCAGACCATCGACGAGCTGGGGGAGCTGGCCCTGATGGCCGAACGCTACGGCGTGACCCTCTGCGTCAAAGCCCACGTGGGCGCCAGCGTCTACAACACCCCCACCACCCTCAAGGTCATGGAGGCCATCTCCTCGCCCGCCTTCGGCATCGACATGGATCCCTCCCACATCTACCGGGCGGGTGAAGATCCGGTGGAAGCCATCGCCGCGGTCATTTCCCGGGTCAAGCACGTCCACATCCGGGACTGCAAGGGGCGACAGCAGGGGCCGGGCAAGCCGGAGATGCAGGTCAACGGCCGGGGGGACATTGACCTGGTAGGCTACATTCGCGTTCTACACGAAAACGGTTACACCGGGCCGCTGAATCTGGAGATCATCGGCGCCAAGGAATATCCCCTGGAGCACTGCTGCATCATGGCAGCGGAAGCCCGGGGCCACATGCAGGCCTGCCTGCAGGCTTGCGGCGCGCGCTGA
- a CDS encoding enolase C-terminal domain-like protein: MDNPRIIAVEWTTLEGRRPRHAGSNARLGAHGEIVSVPLARLVAEDGTWGFGRCRASLEDARQIVGRRLDDLFSPTAGAKGPGLAFDLPLWDLAARRENRPVYALAARSVGRPAPTAPFQVRCYDTSLYFDDLHLADTQAAAELLAQEAREGYARGHRAFKIKVGRGARHMPLEEGIRRDIAVVHAVRATVGPNCPLMLDANNGYNLNLAKRVLLETRDADIFWLEEAFHEDVVLYRDLREWMAAQGLSVRIADGEGQASPSLLAWAREGVVDVVQYDIFSYGFTRWLALARQLDEWGVYTAPHHYGGHVGNHVSTHLAAAVERFAFVEWDEASTPGLDASAYVVEEGQVHVPAAPGFGLELDLERFAHAVRQGGFTATA, from the coding sequence ATGGATAACCCTCGGATCATCGCCGTGGAGTGGACAACGCTGGAAGGGCGCCGGCCCCGCCATGCCGGCAGCAACGCCCGGCTGGGCGCCCACGGTGAGATCGTCTCTGTCCCCCTGGCACGGCTTGTGGCCGAGGATGGTACATGGGGCTTTGGCCGCTGCCGGGCCTCTCTGGAGGATGCCCGCCAAATCGTGGGCAGGCGGCTTGATGACCTGTTTTCGCCCACGGCAGGGGCGAAAGGACCGGGGCTGGCCTTCGACCTGCCCCTCTGGGACCTGGCCGCCCGGCGAGAGAACCGGCCCGTTTATGCGTTGGCTGCCCGGTCCGTAGGCCGCCCGGCGCCCACCGCCCCGTTCCAGGTCCGTTGCTACGACACCTCCCTCTATTTCGACGATCTGCACCTGGCCGACACCCAGGCCGCGGCCGAACTGCTGGCCCAGGAAGCTCGGGAGGGTTATGCCCGGGGCCATCGGGCCTTCAAGATCAAGGTGGGACGGGGCGCCCGCCACATGCCCCTGGAAGAGGGGATCCGCCGGGATATCGCAGTGGTCCACGCGGTGCGCGCGACCGTCGGGCCGAACTGCCCCTTGATGCTGGATGCCAACAACGGCTACAATTTGAACCTGGCCAAGCGGGTGCTGCTGGAGACCAGGGACGCGGACATCTTCTGGCTGGAGGAAGCCTTCCACGAGGATGTCGTGCTCTACCGGGATCTCAGAGAGTGGATGGCGGCCCAGGGCTTGTCGGTGCGGATCGCCGACGGCGAAGGGCAGGCATCGCCCAGCCTGTTGGCATGGGCGCGCGAGGGGGTGGTGGATGTGGTGCAGTACGACATTTTCAGCTATGGATTTACCCGCTGGCTGGCCCTGGCGAGGCAACTGGACGAATGGGGCGTCTACACCGCGCCCCACCACTACGGCGGCCACGTGGGCAACCATGTCTCCACCCACCTGGCCGCTGCCGTGGAGCGCTTTGCCTTTGTGGAGTGGGACGAGGCCAGCACGCCCGGGCTGGATGCATCCGCCTACGTGGTGGAGGAGGGGCAGGTCCACGTCCCTGCCGCGCCGGGCTTCGGCCTGGAGCTGGACCTGGAGCGCTTTGCCCACGCGGTGCGCCAGGGTGGTTTTACGGCGACGGCATAA
- a CDS encoding amidohydrolase family protein translates to MIIDSHSHAWPRWPYQPPVPDFESRGRVEQLLYEMDQAGVDQAVIVCARIDHNPDNNDYVAEQVQRYPDRLHQFADVDCSWWPTYHTPGAADRLREAADRWPIKGFTHYLKADDDGAWLYSDEGLAFFEVAAQRRLIASIACRPQHQPAIRRVAAAFPTLPILIHHLGGVRQDEAPPRPLLQEVLESARYPNIYLKFSGFAYVATVQWDFPYWETHPVIRPLYEHYGPRRMCWGSDYPVVRKFMTYRQALEAFRTHCTFVPEEEKPWILGQNLAHLLETGQVPH, encoded by the coding sequence ATGATCATCGACAGCCATTCCCATGCCTGGCCCCGCTGGCCCTACCAGCCGCCGGTACCCGACTTCGAGTCCCGGGGGCGGGTGGAACAACTGCTGTATGAAATGGACCAGGCCGGGGTCGATCAGGCCGTCATCGTCTGCGCCCGCATCGACCACAACCCGGACAACAACGACTACGTGGCCGAACAGGTCCAGCGCTACCCCGACCGCCTGCACCAGTTCGCCGACGTGGACTGCTCCTGGTGGCCCACCTACCACACGCCGGGGGCGGCTGACCGCCTGCGCGAGGCCGCCGACCGCTGGCCCATCAAGGGATTCACCCACTACCTCAAGGCCGACGACGACGGCGCCTGGCTCTATTCGGACGAGGGGCTGGCCTTCTTCGAAGTGGCGGCCCAGCGTCGCCTCATCGCCAGCATCGCCTGCCGGCCCCAGCATCAGCCGGCCATCCGCCGGGTCGCGGCCGCCTTTCCCACTCTGCCCATCCTCATCCATCACCTGGGCGGGGTGCGCCAGGACGAAGCGCCGCCCAGGCCCCTGCTGCAGGAGGTGCTGGAGTCGGCCCGGTATCCCAACATCTACCTGAAGTTCTCCGGCTTTGCCTACGTGGCCACGGTCCAGTGGGATTTCCCCTACTGGGAGACCCACCCGGTGATCCGTCCGCTGTACGAGCACTACGGGCCGCGGCGCATGTGCTGGGGGTCGGACTACCCGGTGGTGCGCAAATTCATGACCTACCGCCAGGCGTTGGAAGCCTTCCGCACCCACTGCACCTTCGTGCCGGAGGAAGAAAAGCCGTGGATCCTGGGCCAAAATCTGGCCCACCTGCTGGAGACGGGCCAGGTGCCCCACTAG
- a CDS encoding serine hydrolase domain-containing protein, protein MAIADVVAPERVGFSAQRLARVSRLLDRYVERGRLAGALNLVYRRGQVAQFSTHGYQDKEAGIPMAEDTIFRIYSMTKPITTVAALMLFEDGHFLLEDPIAKYLPEFESVQVYAGSRTNGFRLVPPERPPTIQDLMRHTSGLSYGWYQDSPVDELYRQALPNRMEGSLAELVEKLAELPLLFHPGTAWRYSFATDVLGRLVEVVSGEALDTFFHQHIFKPLGMEDTDFYVPEEKHHRLAVLYSVLEGMGLGVDVARLPSDLPLKPLDGPQQDRFRRPPSMLSGGGGLVSTIGDYLRFCQMLLNGGVLDGVRLLGRKTVELMTLNHLPPALIPIGTDVAPQHGYGFGLGVSVLVDVAASAAPGSPGAYGWGGAAATRFWIDPQEDLIIVFMTQIMPSSYYPVQREVRTAVYQALVE, encoded by the coding sequence ATGGCAATTGCGGACGTTGTGGCACCAGAGCGAGTGGGCTTCTCTGCCCAGCGGCTGGCGCGCGTTAGCCGCCTGTTGGACCGCTATGTGGAGCGGGGGCGCCTGGCCGGTGCCCTCAACCTGGTCTATCGCCGGGGGCAGGTTGCCCAGTTCAGCACCCACGGCTACCAGGATAAGGAAGCCGGCATCCCCATGGCGGAGGATACCATCTTCCGCATCTACTCCATGACCAAGCCCATCACCACAGTGGCCGCCCTGATGTTGTTCGAGGACGGCCATTTTTTGCTGGAAGATCCCATCGCCAAATACCTGCCCGAGTTTGAATCGGTCCAGGTCTACGCCGGCAGCCGCACCAACGGCTTCCGTCTGGTGCCGCCAGAGCGACCGCCCACCATTCAGGATCTCATGCGGCACACGTCCGGCCTGAGCTATGGCTGGTACCAGGACTCACCGGTGGACGAGCTCTATCGACAGGCCCTCCCCAACCGGATGGAGGGTTCCCTGGCTGAGCTGGTGGAAAAGCTGGCTGAATTGCCCCTTCTGTTCCACCCGGGTACAGCCTGGCGCTACAGCTTCGCCACCGATGTGCTGGGGCGTCTGGTGGAGGTGGTGTCTGGGGAGGCGCTGGATACGTTCTTCCATCAACACATTTTTAAGCCCCTGGGTATGGAGGACACGGACTTCTATGTGCCCGAGGAGAAGCACCACCGTCTGGCCGTGTTATACAGCGTGCTGGAGGGCATGGGGCTCGGTGTCGATGTGGCCCGGCTGCCGTCCGACCTGCCCCTGAAGCCTCTGGATGGGCCCCAACAGGATCGATTCCGGCGGCCGCCATCCATGCTTTCCGGCGGCGGGGGCCTGGTTTCCACCATTGGGGACTATTTGCGTTTCTGCCAGATGTTGTTGAACGGCGGCGTTCTGGATGGCGTGCGGCTCCTGGGGCGCAAGACGGTGGAGCTGATGACCCTGAACCACCTGCCGCCCGCCTTGATACCCATCGGGACAGATGTGGCGCCTCAGCATGGCTATGGCTTTGGCCTGGGGGTGAGTGTGCTGGTGGATGTGGCTGCCTCGGCGGCGCCGGGGTCGCCAGGGGCCTACGGATGGGGTGGTGCCGCAGCCACCCGCTTCTGGATCGATCCCCAGGAGGACCTGATCATCGTCTTCATGACCCAGATCATGCCCTCCAGCTACTACCCAGTGCAGCGGGAAGTGCGGACGGCTGTCTATCAGGCATTGGTGGAGTAG
- a CDS encoding sulfatase-like hydrolase/transferase, with protein MPANVLLIHADQHRYDCVAANGHPLLQTPNLDRLAREGVNFTHAFCPIPVCMPARVSLVTGQWPARHGCIANADTEPLWPSLEGVPTLNGLFKAAGYYVGHVGKWHVHPHKPPTAFGCDDYIPEGEYGRWREAQGLPPRPRRNSWFGEVDPYITPAQSRLTWGADATIGLLRRAANQGRPFFIRWDPAEPHLPNVVPEPYASLYPPAAIAPWPSYPDPLVGKPYIQRKQRETWGVASWTWQEWAPVVARYLGEITLLDHQVGRVLDALDELGLAEETLVVYSADHGDLCGGHGMVDKHFVMYEELVRVPLLLRWPRRLPAGRVCDAFVSSALDLAVTFCRAAGLQVPETFAGQDLLPLARGEADEARTDIFATYHGNQFGLYSQRMVRDRRWKYVWNATAEDELYDLEADPGEIHNRAADPACRQELARLRGRLLAWMEATGDRLLNPWTRRQLVGSGI; from the coding sequence ATGCCGGCCAACGTCCTGCTCATCCACGCCGACCAGCACCGCTACGACTGTGTGGCGGCCAACGGCCACCCGCTGCTCCAGACGCCGAACCTGGACCGGCTGGCCCGGGAAGGGGTGAACTTCACCCACGCCTTCTGTCCCATCCCGGTCTGCATGCCGGCTCGGGTCTCCCTGGTCACGGGGCAGTGGCCGGCCCGGCATGGCTGCATTGCCAACGCCGACACCGAGCCGCTCTGGCCCTCCCTGGAAGGCGTCCCCACCCTCAACGGGCTGTTCAAGGCGGCGGGCTATTACGTGGGCCACGTGGGGAAGTGGCATGTCCATCCGCATAAGCCACCCACTGCCTTCGGCTGCGACGACTACATCCCCGAGGGCGAATACGGCCGCTGGCGGGAAGCCCAGGGGCTGCCACCGCGCCCCCGGCGGAACAGTTGGTTCGGCGAGGTAGATCCCTACATCACGCCGGCCCAATCCCGCCTGACCTGGGGTGCTGATGCCACCATCGGGCTGCTGCGCCGGGCGGCCAACCAGGGCAGGCCGTTCTTCATCCGCTGGGACCCGGCCGAGCCCCACCTGCCCAACGTGGTGCCGGAGCCCTACGCCAGCCTCTACCCGCCCGCGGCCATCGCCCCCTGGCCCAGCTACCCGGATCCGCTGGTGGGCAAGCCCTACATCCAGCGGAAGCAGCGGGAGACCTGGGGCGTGGCGAGCTGGACGTGGCAGGAGTGGGCGCCCGTGGTGGCCCGCTACCTGGGGGAGATTACCCTGTTGGATCATCAGGTCGGGCGGGTGCTGGATGCCCTGGACGAGTTGGGCCTGGCCGAGGAAACCCTGGTCGTCTACAGCGCGGACCACGGCGACCTCTGTGGCGGTCATGGCATGGTGGACAAGCACTTCGTCATGTACGAGGAGCTGGTGCGGGTGCCCCTCCTCCTGCGCTGGCCCCGGCGGCTCCCGGCTGGCCGCGTCTGTGATGCCTTCGTCTCGTCGGCCCTGGACCTGGCCGTGACCTTCTGCCGGGCAGCCGGGCTCCAGGTGCCGGAGACCTTCGCGGGCCAGGATCTGCTCCCCCTGGCCCGGGGAGAGGCGGACGAAGCGCGGACCGACATCTTCGCCACCTACCACGGCAACCAGTTCGGTCTCTACAGCCAGCGGATGGTGCGGGATCGGCGCTGGAAGTACGTCTGGAACGCGACGGCCGAGGATGAGCTCTACGACCTGGAGGCGGATCCGGGGGAGATCCACAACCGGGCCGCCGATCCGGCCTGTCGCCAGGAGCTGGCCCGGCTACGGGGTCGACTGCTGGCGTGGATGGAAGCCACCGGGGATCGACTCCTCAACCCGTGGACCCGGCGCCAGCTGGTGGGCAGCGGCATCTGA
- a CDS encoding zinc-dependent alcohol dehydrogenase: MPAELIAPARETVAFRQVERLPLGNGQVRVRSLYGAAKHGTEMALFKGYANSRGRYDPAWQVFMPDEPGVRYPVALGNMCVGEVIEVGPGVTRLQVGDRVFHYGPFRTEHVWPETVRVLPEGVPWQAAVCLDPADFALGAVRDGHVRIGDAVAVFGLGAIGLMAVQLAKRAGAYPVIAIDPIPLRREVAQSLGADLTLDPTACDAGLEIRRATGRRGADVCIEYSGSHLALQAALRGVAYLGTVVAGAWPGSYPAGLDLGAEAHMNRPRIIFSRACSEPNPDHPNWDEGRLMEVAWRLLSTGALQAEAIVQPVVPFSVLLEAYPKIATEPERTIKLGVVFDDKE; the protein is encoded by the coding sequence ATGCCTGCGGAACTGATTGCCCCTGCGAGAGAGACGGTGGCCTTCCGCCAGGTGGAGCGGCTGCCCCTGGGGAACGGCCAGGTGCGGGTGCGCAGCCTGTACGGCGCGGCCAAACATGGCACCGAAATGGCCCTCTTCAAGGGCTATGCCAACAGCCGGGGACGCTATGATCCGGCGTGGCAGGTGTTCATGCCCGACGAGCCGGGCGTCCGCTATCCCGTAGCCCTGGGCAACATGTGCGTGGGCGAAGTCATCGAGGTGGGCCCGGGCGTCACCCGCCTGCAGGTGGGCGACCGGGTCTTCCACTACGGGCCCTTCCGCACCGAGCACGTCTGGCCGGAGACGGTCCGGGTGTTGCCAGAGGGCGTGCCCTGGCAGGCCGCCGTCTGCCTGGATCCGGCTGACTTTGCCCTGGGCGCGGTGCGGGACGGGCACGTGCGCATTGGGGACGCGGTGGCCGTCTTCGGGTTGGGGGCCATCGGGCTGATGGCCGTGCAACTGGCCAAACGGGCCGGCGCGTATCCCGTCATTGCCATCGATCCCATCCCCCTGCGCCGGGAAGTGGCCCAAAGCTTGGGCGCGGACCTGACGCTGGATCCCACAGCCTGCGATGCCGGCCTGGAGATCCGGCGGGCCACCGGTCGCCGGGGCGCGGATGTGTGCATCGAATACAGCGGCAGTCATCTGGCCCTGCAGGCGGCCCTGCGGGGCGTGGCGTACCTGGGCACGGTGGTCGCCGGCGCCTGGCCGGGCAGCTATCCGGCTGGCCTGGACCTGGGGGCGGAGGCCCACATGAATCGCCCCCGGATCATCTTCTCCCGTGCCTGCAGCGAACCCAACCCGGACCATCCCAACTGGGACGAAGGCCGACTGATGGAGGTGGCCTGGCGGCTGTTGTCCACGGGCGCACTCCAGGCCGAGGCCATCGTCCAGCCGGTGGTGCCCTTCTCGGTTCTACTGGAGGCGTATCCGAAAATCGCCACCGAGCCGGAACGAACCATCAAACTGGGCGTCGTCTTCGACGACAAAGAATGA
- the mntA gene encoding type VII toxin-antitoxin system MntA family adenylyltransferase antitoxin, with amino-acid sequence MNIRLLDAHIRAIQDYFAEQPDVELAYLFGSYARNDAGPLSDVDVAVLLPRHLDRKNRFRMRLDIGFDLIRLLGREEVDLVILNEAPLALQYHVLRDGRLLFCRDENIRIQFEAATVTRYLDFQPVLERHNQAILRQARNGELFRGSNSYHAAFERHRHGVGGASRNPKVIT; translated from the coding sequence ATGAACATTCGACTATTGGATGCACATATCCGGGCGATTCAGGATTATTTTGCAGAACAACCTGATGTAGAATTGGCATATCTATTCGGTTCCTATGCCCGCAACGATGCTGGCCCCCTGTCCGATGTGGATGTGGCCGTATTGTTGCCCAGGCATCTGGACCGGAAAAATCGCTTTCGCATGCGCCTGGACATAGGGTTTGACTTGATCCGTCTATTGGGAAGGGAGGAAGTGGATCTTGTTATCCTAAATGAAGCTCCCCTTGCTCTACAATATCACGTGCTGCGGGATGGTCGACTTCTTTTCTGTCGAGATGAGAACATACGAATTCAATTTGAAGCCGCCACAGTGACACGTTATCTGGACTTCCAGCCTGTCCTGGAGCGACACAACCAGGCCATTCTGCGCCAGGCTCGAAATGGAGAACTCTTCCGTGGATCTAACTCCTATCACGCAGCGTTTGAGCGTCATCGCCACGGCGTTGGCGGCGCTTCGAGAAATCCAAAAGTTATCACGTGA
- a CDS encoding sulfotransferase family protein, whose amino-acid sequence MSLITIIGRGHSGTRAISHTLYASGVYMGACLNRSGDLVPPQDMYEACRVLARHVRWQGDLSWDFSQLHTMEIPEEFRRLIESYLSSVLAEHARHPDAPKGWKIPETTLVYPWIRRLFPDIKYIFWIRDPRDCILNRHLTDDLRDFGIQYPETDDLRLRRAISWKYQYDLVKATPRPENWIEVRFEDFVLRQEETLQRLEEYLGIPLARIPVRPDAVGRWRQDEGVHDFDFFRPALEEYGYEHA is encoded by the coding sequence ATGTCGCTCATCACCATCATCGGCCGCGGCCATTCGGGTACCCGGGCCATCTCCCATACCCTCTACGCCAGCGGCGTCTACATGGGCGCGTGCCTCAACCGCTCGGGTGACCTGGTCCCGCCCCAGGACATGTACGAAGCCTGTCGGGTGCTGGCCCGCCACGTCCGCTGGCAGGGCGATCTCTCCTGGGACTTCAGCCAGCTCCACACCATGGAGATCCCAGAGGAGTTTCGTCGCCTGATTGAATCCTACCTCTCCAGCGTGCTGGCCGAGCACGCCCGTCACCCCGACGCGCCCAAGGGCTGGAAGATCCCGGAGACGACCCTGGTCTACCCCTGGATCCGCCGCCTGTTCCCCGACATCAAATACATCTTCTGGATCCGGGATCCCCGGGACTGCATCCTGAACCGGCACCTCACCGACGACCTGCGGGATTTCGGCATTCAGTATCCCGAGACGGACGACCTGCGCCTGCGCCGGGCCATCTCGTGGAAATACCAGTACGACCTGGTGAAGGCCACCCCCCGGCCGGAAAACTGGATCGAGGTGCGCTTCGAGGACTTCGTCCTGCGCCAGGAGGAGACGCTGCAGCGGCTGGAGGAGTACCTGGGCATCCCCCTGGCCCGCATCCCCGTCCGCCCAGACGCGGTGGGCCGCTGGCGACAGGACGAGGGCGTTCACGACTTCGACTTCTTCAGGCCAGCCCTGGAGGAGTACGGCTACGAGCACGCCTGA